One window of Cucurbita pepo subsp. pepo cultivar mu-cu-16 chromosome LG19, ASM280686v2, whole genome shotgun sequence genomic DNA carries:
- the LOC111782323 gene encoding 60S ribosomal protein L8-3 codes for MGRVIRAQRKGAGSVFKSHTHHRKGPARFRSLDFGERNGYLKGVVSEIIHDPGRGAPLARVTFRHPFRYKKQNELFVAAEGMYTGQFVYCGKKANLMVGNVLPLRSIPEGAVVCNVEHHVGDRGVFARCSGDYAIVISHNPDNDTSRIKLPSGSKKVVPSGCRAMVGQVAGGGRTEKPLLKAGNAYHKFRVKRNCWPKVRGVAMNPVEHPHGGGNHQHIGHASTVRRDAPPGQKVGLIAARRTGRLRGQAAATASKADKA; via the exons ATGGGAAGAGTTATTCGTGCTCAGCGTAAGGGAGCGGGATCCGTCTTCAAGTCCCACACCCATCACCGGAAGGGTCCGGCCAGGTTCAGAAGTCTTGACTTCGGCGAACGGAATGGCTATCTGAAAGGAGTCGTCTCTGAGATTATTCACGATCCTGGCCGTGGAGCACCGCTTGCTCGAGTTACCTTCCGCCATCCTTTCAGGTACAAGAAACAGAATGAACTGTTCGTTGCGGCTGAGGGTATGTACACTGGCCAATTTGTTTACTGCGGGAAGAAGGCAAATCTCATGGTCGGAAATGTCTTGCCCCTTAGATCGATTCCTGAAGGTGCCGTCGTTTGTAACGTCGAACACCATGTCGGCGACCGCGGTGTTTTCGCTAGATGTTCCGGAGATTACGCGATTGTTATCAGCCATAATCCCGATAACGACACTTCCAG GATCAAGCTTCCATCAGGTTCAAAGAAAGTAGTTCCAAGTGGGTGTCGTGCCATGGTCGGTCAGGTTGCAGGTGGTGGTAGAACTGAGAAGCCCCTTCTTAAGGCTGGTAATGCTTACCACAAATTTAGAGTGAAGAGAAACTGCTGGCCTAAGGTCCGTGGTGTTGCAATGAATCCCGTCGAGCATCCTCACGGAGGAGGTAACCATCAACACATCGGACACGCCAGCACTGTCAGGCGGGATGCACCTCCTGGTCAAAAGGTTGGTCTCATTGCTGCAAGGAGAACTGGTAGACTCAGAGGACAAGCAGCAGCCACTGCTTCTAAAGCTGATAAGGCTTAA
- the LOC111781099 gene encoding auxin-responsive protein SAUR50-like gives MILFLILLLLLKYIFQAHPFKLNLSHHQSISIYHIFPSPPPATKTNNTQRHFVLLSTLIMAIKKANLLHPSTSFRHILRRCSSFGMRNGWNEDGDLPDDVPKGHFAVYVGENRSRYIVPISWLAHPQFQSLLQRAEEEFGFNHDLGITIPCEEVVFRSLTAMINIR, from the coding sequence atgattttgtttctcattcttcttcttcttcttaaataCATCTTTCAAGCCCACCCCTTCAAACTGAATCTCTCTCATCATCAATCTATATctatttatcatatctttccCTCCCCCCCACCAgccacaaaaacaaacaacacaCAAAGACACTTCGTACTCCTTTCAACTCTTATAATGGCTATCAAAAAGGCTAATCTACTTCACCCATCAACCTCCTTCAGACATATTCTCCGAAGGTGTTCGAGCTTTGGCATGCGAAATGGCTGGAATGAAGATGGCGACCTCCCCGATGATGTGCCAAAGGGCCACTTTGCTGTCTATGTTGGAGAAAACCGAAGTCGGTACATCGTCCCAATTTCATGGCTGGCTCATCCACAGTTCCAGAGCCTGTTGCAGAGAGCAGAGGAGGAGTTTGGTTTCAACCATGATCTGGGCATCACCATCCCTTGTGAAGAGGTTGTTTTTCGCTCCTTAACAGCCATGATCAATATCAGATGA
- the LOC111782148 gene encoding uncharacterized RNA-binding protein C17H9.04c: MDGVKEGIERKAASQVAVMGEGKEGDWECSGCKNRNYAFRSFCNRCKQPRLLVDNKTPPDSKWLPRIGDWICTGCTNNNYASREKCKKCGQPKEIAAMPAIAIHGASFPTYSHYFARTQGGLDTKMNLGLRNGPLQQLHPLSSNWSLGGADKYEIHASPAFPLGGNNSAISYMSSPNQILSVPKGWRNGDWICNCGFHNYSSRAQCKKCNASPQALGMKRLASEELVHQWDNKRLNIGQTNEQQQSFPGFEQMVGSSSDPNVGLLYNSYPHESSGIAPNLEMPMQFPQQATAPTLLGKGAKQWRNGDWMCTNCNNHNYASRLQCNRCKTPRDSLSLPLSAI; encoded by the exons ATGGATGGAGTGAAGGAGGGGATAGAAAGAAAAGCAGCGTCACAAGTAGCAGTAATGGGCGAAGGAAAAGAAGGCGATTGGGAGTGTAGTGGATGCAAGAACAGGAACTATGCTTTCCGATCGTTCTGTAACAGATGCAAACAACCTCGCCTTCTCGTCGACAATAAAACCCCTCCAGACTCCAAATGGCTTCCTCGAATCGGCGACTGGATCTGCACGG GTTGCACTAACAACAATTATGCATCAAGAGAGAAGTGCAAAAAGTGTGGCCAACCAAAGGAGATAGCAGCAATGCCAGCAATTGCAATCCATGGAGCTTCTTTTCCAACTTATTCACACTATTTTGCCAGGACCCAAGGTGGATTGGATACAAAGATGAATCTTGGATTAAGAAATGGCCCTTTACAGCAACTGCATCCTCTGAGCTCCAATTGGTCCCTGGGAGGTGCTGATAAGTATGAAATTCATGCATCTCCAGCATTTCCTTTGGGTGGAAATAATTCTGCAATCTCGTATATGAGTTCCCCTAATCAGATCCTTTCAGTTCCGAAGGGTTGGCGAAACGGTGACTGGATATGCAACTGTGGCTTCCATAATTACTCTTCTCGTGCACAG TGCAAAAAATGCAATGCTTCACCACAAG CACTTGGAATGAAACGCTTAGCATCTGAAGAACTCGTTCATCAATGGGATAACAAGAGATTAAACATTGGACAG ACAAATGAGCAACAACAGTCTTTCCCAGGGTTTGAGCAGATGGTTGGTTCCAGTAGTGACCCAAATGTGGGACTATTATATAATTCTTATCCCCACGAAAGTTCTGGTATAGCTCCAAATTTGGAAATGCCAATGCAGTTCCCCCAACAAGCAACTGCACCAACGCTACTTGGGAAAGg AGCAAAACAGTGGCGCAACGGAGATTGGATGTGCACAAATTGcaataatcataattatgCGTCTCGCTTACAGTGTAACAG GTGCAAGACTCCAAGAGATTCACTTTCTCTGCCACTGAGTGCCATCTGA
- the LOC111781804 gene encoding uncharacterized protein LOC111781804: protein MAISHQHLKLEDPFLQNYKPSELRIASEFLTTWLPFLSRDLCQDCTQLLSDRIRALDPAVHPDEDSSSAPPLREKAMNESNGNEDDACDANSLGSWKDEAETNSLGSWQDGINEGNEADGLPETSSSEPSSKLNSTKTSGPRLSWADMTQEDELEEEEDECETEKRLVNANAGKLTISKVIEKPKLSREQREYIRFMSVGRKKDFICLERFKGKFVNILEGLELHTGIFSAAEQKRIVDHVYALQEMGMKGELRERTFSAPKKWMKGKGRVTLQFGCCYNYAADKNGNPPGILQSEIVDSIPSLFKVIIRRLVRWHVIPPTCVPDSCIVNIYDEGDCIPPHIDNHDFVRPFCTVSFLSECNIVFGTNLSIVGPGQFSGPIAIPLPVGSVLVLNGNSADVARHCVPAVPTKRISITFRRIDESKRPIEYAPEPDLQGIQPLPYEASKNDVPTSPVSSEREIRRQPFRRGGGHMRTRGSGNRSDTQFEPRNPGRARYTSSDRRSRVNLEDS from the exons ATGGCGATTAGTCATCAGCACCTCAAATTGGAAGAcccttttcttcaaaattacaaGCCCTCAGAGCTACGGATCGCTTCTGAGTTTCTTACTACTTGGCTTCCCTTTCTTTCCAGAGATCTCTGTCAAGATTGCACGCAATTGCTCTCGGATCGAATCCGCGCCCTTGATCCAG CTGTCCATCCCGACGAGGACTCGAGTTCTGCGCCTCCCCTAAGAGAGAAAGCCATGAACGAGAGTAATGGGAATGAGGATGATGCTTGTGATGCAAATTCTCTGGGAAGTTGGAAAGATGAAGCGGAAACAAATTCATTAGGGAGTTGGCAGGATGGCATAAATGAAGGGAATGAAGCTGATGGATTGCCTGAAACTTCTTCTAGTGAGCCATCCTCTAAATTAAATTCCACCAAGACATCAGGGCCTCGATTGTCGTGGGCCGACATGACTCAGGAGGATGAActagaagaagaggaagatgagTGCGAAACAGAGAAAAGATTAGTCAATGCGAACGCAGGGAAATTAACAATATCGAAGGTTATTGAGAAGCCTAAGCTATCTAGAGAGCAAAGAGAGTACATCAGGTTCATGAGTGTTGGACGAAAGaaagattttatttgtttggagAGGTTTAAAGGAAAATTTGTAAACATTCTTGAAGGACTTGAGCTTCATACAGGCATTTTTAGCGCTGCAGAACAGAAGAGAATAGTTGATCATGTTTATGCACTACAGGAGATGGGCATGAAGGGAGAATTAAGAG AACGAACATTTTCTGCTCCCAAAAAATGGATGAAGGGAAAGGGACGTGTAACTCTGCAGTTTGGGTGCTGTTACAATTATGCAGCT GATAAAAATGGCAACCCTCCTGGAATTCTTCAAAGTGAAATTGTGGATTCAATTCCTTCTCTCTTTAAGGTGATCATTAGAAGGTTGGTGAGATGGCATGTGATTCCTCCAACATGTGTTCCTGATAGTTGCATTGTGAACATCTATGACGAAGGGGACTGTATTCCTCCCCATATTGACAACCATGATTTTGTTCGACCGTTTTGCACTGTGTCGTTCCTCAGTGAATGCAATATTGTTTTTGGAACAAACCTTTCTATCGTAGGTCCTGGTCAATTTTCTGGGCCGATTGCAATCCCCCTGCCTGTCGG GTCTGTTCTTGTGTTGAATGGAAATAGTGCCGATGTTGCTAGACATTGTGTACCTGCAGTCCCTACAAAGAG GATATCAATTACATTTAGGAGAATAGATGAGTCCAAAAGGCCAATTGAGTATGCTCCAGAACCGGATTTGCAGGGAATCCAACCATTGCCCTACGAAGCAAGTAAAAATGATGTACCAACTTCTCCTGTATCATCAGAAAGGGAAATAAGGAGGCAGCCATTTAGGCGCGGTGGTGGTCATATGAGAACCAGGGGATCTGGAAACAGAAGTGACACTCAATTTGAGCCACGGAATCCAGGTAGGGCTCGGTACACGTCGTCGGATAGGAGGAGCAGAGTAAATCTAGAAGACAGCTGA